The Setaria viridis chromosome 2, Setaria_viridis_v4.0, whole genome shotgun sequence DNA window GCATCTCGGTCATGGCTTTGACTTGGGCATTGGTGTTGATTTTGCATATGTTACCATAAATCTTGCACATCTTTCAGCCTATTAGGCCGTATCATCTCATCCAACGTTACATGCCAGTTTAATCTACAAATATGCattcaacaatttttttgtGCAATTTAAAGTTGGAATTTCTTGTCTTTGCTCAATTAGAGAAACCGTATTGTTGCAAAACTACTCTGGGTATCATGAATAGCTATGTAGATGAAAAGCAAAAGGATCTACTTTTCCCCATTTGTATTGGCTGCAACGTAAACTCAAATCTTTTCTGTATCTAACAGCTAAGTCGGCAAGGCTTAGGCAAGCTAAAGAGGAGGCTGAGAGGGAAATAACTGAATACCGTAAGCAGCTGGAGACCGAGCACCAGAGGAAGGTTGCAGAGGTATGCACACATCCTGCTCCTTTTAAAACCATAGGATTACAAGACCTCACTTCTACCTTCTTGTTGCTTACAGAGCAGCGGTGACTCTGGTGCCAATGTCAAGCGTCTCGAGCAAGAGACAGACGCGAAGATCGAACAGCTCAAGCAACAGGCTGCAAGCATCTCCCCAGAAGTCATTCAGATGCTCCTGAGGCATGTCACCACCGTGAAGAACTGAGCGCTTCTGTGCCCAAAAATATGATTGCAAGCTTGTATCATCTGTCTATTTATTATATCAGAGAGTCGTGGTGAGAAATAATTTGTGGCTTGTGGCTGTAATTCCTTTGTTCTTGACCACGGAATAAGCTGCTCCAGTAGAGCAGCAACCGTGCCTGGTACTATCAGAACTTGCCCATTGTTTGGTATATTGGTAAATATTTTCTTCATGTTGGAATTTTGAACACACTACTGCTAGTTTCCGACTATATTGTATGAGATCTGCAAAATATTCATCGAGTGCAACCTCTGTTAACACTGGGAGTGGTTTTGGAAAAGAAATGGAGGAAAGTGGATTTGTTCTCGTTGAACATGGAAACTGCATGCAAAGTTGTGGTGCTGCCGTTCAACGAGCCAGGATTTGACACGGTTGCTATTCTCGGTCAAACTGAACATACTCCTTCCACCCCAAAAcgtatagggggtgtttggatccccgggctaaattttagtccctatcacatcgaatgtttggacactaattaggagtattaaacatagtcaaattacaaaaccaatttcacaacccctaggctaaatcgcgagacgaatctattaaacctaattagttcatgatttgacaatatggtgctacagtaaacattcgctaatgatggatttattaggcttaatagattcgtctcgcgatttagcctaggtgttctgtaattagttttgtaattagctcatgtttagtcctcctaattagtatccgaatatccgatgtgacacggactaaactttagctctaggatccaatcACCCCTAAGATGTTTTAAGTTTGGTTCTAACCCGAACTTCTCTAATTTTGACAAGTTTAATATAGTAAAAGACATTTCAGGGTGAATTTGATAAACTGTAATTAAATCACTGTCAGCTAAGCAAGGCATTAACTCGAATCATGTGCTAAGGGCAAAGTGCAGGGCAGAGCACAGCCAGGTCAGTGCCGGCAGCTCCACCCACCCCATTTCCGCATGTTCCATCATCGTGTTCGTGTAGCCGCACATCCATGCCATCCCATCAGAAACAAGTCCATTACTCATAACCCATACACTGAACCAAGCATGCCAGGTGCAAGAATAAGTGAACAAGCTCACATGGCCTCCCATAGGCGCCATCAGAATTTCAGGACCCATTTTgtccttcagagttcagaccatCTGGAAAAAGTGGTGGCGATTATTGGTGCATTGGATCTGAATTTCTGAACCTCAAGCTACATGAAAGAGCAGATCCAACCATCAGACAACATTCATTTCAGGCTCAACGTCAGGTATTAGTACCAGTACGGCA harbors:
- the LOC117842161 gene encoding V-type proton ATPase subunit G 1, which encodes MDASRRQSGIQQLLAAEQEAQQIVNAARAAKSARLRQAKEEAEREITEYRKQLETEHQRKVAESSGDSGANVKRLEQETDAKIEQLKQQAASISPEVIQMLLRHVTTVKN